A window from Cryptomeria japonica chromosome 1, Sugi_1.0, whole genome shotgun sequence encodes these proteins:
- the LOC131026809 gene encoding CRM-domain containing factor CFM3, chloroplastic/mitochondrial isoform X3 — protein sequence MALVPVGPAGLLESLHSSRSLHSHVFVLPTSLLSRKYKRFQCFCSQDALNSENSEYPKSQKHEQRILHSRLKEKYQRDWSVRPSVKRHKFPWEEKQERIEKERERTQRESPVALVHTGKEGFKRSVPIAPWMSIRNKKDIPGQSGNDDDHDGNPNAVAEQYNTVQKLEGPSEKTAMERIVAKLRKFNYPDEDTKPEPERNLIEELFPVEDEPGAPIPNMNGAYDRDESWSAPIKDSPSKFPWDGKEDNSQEADNDREERRGRVTPSLAELTIPEPELNRLRGQGIRLKERIKLGGAGVTRDIVEKVHEKWRTSEIVKFKCEGSSALNMKRTHEILERRTRGLVIWRSGGSIVLYRGMTYESPSLKVVKRQSENNLGVAVQNEAYMPAAAEEMPEENGPKQQPSELDYQSEMDKILDELGPRFTDWTGIEPLPVDADLLPKVIPGYKEPFRLLPFGTRRSLSSMEMTNLRRLARILPRHFAIGRNKQHQGLAAAIVKLWEKSEIAKIAIKRGVLNTSNERMAEEIKSLTGGTLLSRNKEFIVIYRGKDFLSPTVSAALMEKETLARELQDEEEMARSKASSVILNGFEEAEVVHSVAGTLAESLEAKSQWSKDIDSKEREKMIIEAAKARKGDIARRIERKLELTQKKVAKAEKELAKVEAFLLPAKPSSDQETITDEERFMFRKLGLRMGAFLLLGRRGIFDGTVENMHLHWKHRELVKIISKEKSLAEVKYTALMLEAESGGTLVSVDKVSKGYAIIVYRGKNYCRPPAIKPKNLLTKRRALKHSIELQRRESLNRHMLQLEKNMEELKFELSRIDDIDVNQSTAAFTTELDSAYLSDVESEDEDIYDYSYDSYSENIVSSELQRDSLDNQSTAAFSAEFDSANLSEGLEDDRSLAWRVQAVAVAPGQFDSRKPLPLGWRGLRDDELTEVAGIDGCVFVHSSGFIGGNKTMDGALEMARKSLRIQ from the exons ATGGCATTAGTCCCTGTTGGGCCAGCAGGGCTATTAGAGTCCTTACACAGTTCCAGGTCTCTTCATTCCCACGTTTTTGTCCTACCAACTTCCTTGCTATCCAGAAAATACAAGAGATTTCAGTGTTTTTGTTCCCAAGATGCCCTCAATTCGGAAAATTCAGAGTACCCAAAGAGCCAAAAGCATGAGCAGAGGATACTACATTCAAGATTGAAAGAAAAGTATCAACGGGATTGGTCTGTCAGGCCTAGTGTTAAGAGACATAAATTCCCATGGGAAGAAAAGCAAGAACgaatagagaaagaaagagagagaacgcAAAGAGAGTCCCCTGTTGCACTGGTTCACACGGGTAAAGAAGGATTCAAGCGTTCTGTACCTATAGCTCCTTGGATGAGCATCCGGAACAAGAAGGACATTCCGGGACAATCGGGCAATGATGATGATCATGACGGCAACCCAAATGCTGTTGCTGAGCAATACAATACAGTGCAGAAATTGGAAGGGCCAAGTGAGAAGACTGCAATGGAGCGAATTGTGGCCAAGCTGAGGAAATTCAATTATCCCGACGAGGACACAAAACCAGAACCCGAGCGCAATTTAATTGAAGAGTTGTTTCCTGTAGAGGATGAGCCTGGAGCTCCCATTCCTAATATGAATGGTGCATATGATCGTGATGAGAGCTGGAGTGCTCCCATTAAGGATAGTCCATCTAAATTTCCATGGGACGGGAAGGAAGATAACTCACAAGAGGCAGATAATGACAGGGAAGAGAGAAGAGGCAGAGTAACACCTTCATTGGCAGAGCTGACTATTCCCGAGCCAGAACTCAATAGGTTGAGAGGTCAGGGAATACGACTGAAAGAAAGAATCAAACTGGGGGGTGCTGGTGTTACTCGTGACATTGTTGAAAAAGTACATGAAAAATGGAGAACGTCGGAGATAGTCAAATTCAAATGTGAAGGTTCATCAGCACTGAATATGAAGAGGACTCATGAAATTTTGGAG AGGCGAACCAGAGGACTGGTTATTTGGAGGTCTGGAGGTTCTATTGTTCTATACAGAGGAATGACCTATGAATCACCATCTCTAAAAGTTGTGAAGCGTCAATCTGAAAACAATTTAGGGGTTGCTGTGCAGAATGAAGCATACATGCCAGCTGCAGCTGAAG AAATGCCTGAGGAGAATGGTCCCAAGCAGCAACCAAGCGAACTGGACTATCAAAGTGAAATGGATAAAATATTGGATGAACTGGGTCCACGGTTTACTGATTGGACAGGAATTGAGCCTTTGCCTGTAGATGCTGACTTATTACCAAAAGTGATTCCTGGCTACAAGGAACCTTTCAGGCTTCTTCCTTTTGGCACAAGACGCTCATTGAGTAGCATGGAAATGACCAATTTGCGAAGACTTGCAAGAATATTACCTCGTCATTTTGCCATAG GGAGAAACAAGCAACATCAAGGATTGGCTGCTGCTATTGTGAAACTATGGGAAAAAAGTGAAATTGCCAAAATTGCAATCAAACGTGGTGTTTTAAATACTAGCAACGAAAGAATGGCTGAGGAAATCAAG AGTCTTACTGGAGGCACCCTTCTCTCAAGAAATAAAGAGTTCATTGTCATTTATAGAGGAAAGGACTTTCTTTCTCCTACTGTTTCAGCTGCTTTAATGGAGAAGGAAACATTGGCAAGGGAACTTCAGGATGAGGAAGAAATGGCACGATCAAAAGCATCTTCAGTAATTCTAAATGGATTTGAAGAGGCTGAAGTGGTACACAGTGTTGCTGGTACTTTGGCTGAATCTTTAGAAGCCAAATCTCAATGGTCAAAGGACATTGATAGCAAAGAGCGTGAAAAGATGATAATAGAGGCAGCTAAGGCTAGAAAGGGCGATATAGCTAGAAGGATTGAGAGAAAGCTAGAGCTT ACCCAGAAAAAGGTTGCTAAAGCGGAAAAGGAATTGGCCAAAGTGGAGGCATTTTTATTGCCTGCCAAACCTTCATCAGATCAAGAGACAATAACTGATGAAGAGAGATTCATGTTCCGGAAGCTTGGCCTGAGAATGGGTGCATTCTTGCTTTTAG GGAGACGAGGAATCTTTGATGGTACAGTGGAAAACATGCACTTGCATTGGAAACATAGAGAATTAGTAAAAATCATATCTAAGGAAAAGAGTCTAGCAGAGGTGAAATATACTGCACTTATGTTGGAGGCTGAAAGTGGGGGAACATTGGTGTCTGTTGATAAAGTAAGCAAAGGTTATGCAATAATAGTTTATCGGGGTAAAAACTATTGCCGTCCACCTGCAATAAAGCCTAAGAACCTTTTAACCAAGAGAAGAGCATTAAAGCATTCAATTGAACTCCAACGGCGTGAG TCATTGAATCGACATATGTTACAGCTGGAAAAGAATATGGAGGAGCTAAAATTTGAACTC AGTAGAATTGATGATATCGATGTGAACCAGAGCACTGCAGCTTTTACTACTGAACTAGATTCTGCATATCTTTCAGATGTGGAG AGTGAAGATGAAGACATATATGATTACTCTTATGACAGCTATAGTGAAAATATTGTGTCTTCTGAGCTGCAAAGAGATTCCCTTGACAATCAAAGCACTGCAGCTTTCAGTGCAGAATTTGACTCTGCAAATCTTTCAGAAGGTTTAGAG